The Chryseolinea soli nucleotide sequence GAAAAGCCCTGATGACGATGCTCTGGTAGCAAGAAGTCTGAAAGGCGACGACGGAAACGGTTTGTCGATCATGCAATGGGATGAGTTCAGAATGAGCGCCTCCATGGAATCCGTGCTTAAGGGGTATGACGATCCCCGGATGACGGAGTATTTTGTCCCATCAAAAAAGGACGGCAGTTATCAAGGACTTAGAAATGGCCTCACTTCGGCTCAGCTGACCGACAAAGGTGGCTTGAACGATCATGACTACAATTCGCAGCAAGGACCACGTTGGTCACCTCCGGACAGAGGCGGCAGAGACGGCTATTTGGCAACGCCACAAAACGTAATGTGTACAGCGGAGGCTTACTTCTTGCGTGCAGAAGGTGCGTTGAATGGTTGGGATATGGGCGGCGGATCCGCTCAAAGTTACTACGAGGCGGGCATTAAGAATTCCTTCTTGCAGTGGGGCCTTGCTGTTGATCCTACGGGATACATCAATGGCACCAGTACGCCGATTGCTCCTCAGGACTTCCTCAACTCGCCTCCAATGACCGATATCCCGGTATTGTTCGGAGCGACGGAGCCTATACAACGCGAACAGATCGCTACTCAAAAATGGCTCGCACTTTATCCCGATGGTATGGAAGCATGGGCCGATTATCGTCGCAGCCACTTGGTGAAATTGTATCCTGTGGCAAACTCGGATAACCCGTTGATCTCGGATCCGGCCACACAGTGGTTGAGAAGAATACCCTTCCTGGTTTCCGAAGGACAAAATAATGCGGAGGCCGTGGAAGCTGCAAAGAGCCTGCTGAATGGTGCAGACAATACGCAAACCCCGTTATGGTGGGATAAAAACTAGTTTAAGGATATAGGCTAGAGTGATAAGGGGTCGGTGGTTAACACTGGCCCTTTATTTTTTTCTTTTTTTTCAAAACAGATGATACCCCAACACGGTGGCATTGCTTACCTTGTTCATACTTTACACTGCCTATGCTTCGTCATTTTTATTTACTCCCGATCTCCATCGCGCTCTTCGCGACCTGCGCTGAAAAAAAACCGACTACACTCTTTGAAGAACAGCCGGCTGAGAAAACCGGGATCGCTTTTCAAAACACCGTGGTGCAGCAGGGTGAAAATAATGTGCTGAACTATCCGTATTATTTCAACGGCGGCGGCGTCGCGCTCGGCGATATCAACAACGATGGGTTGATCGATATTTATTTTTCAGGAAATCAGGTCCCCAACAAGCTTTATTTGAACAAAGGAGATTTCTCCTTTGAAGACATCACCGATAAAGCCGGCGTGGCGCTGGCGCAAGGATGGAAAACCGGCGTGACCATGGCCGATGTGAACCAGGACGGTTGGCTGGATATCTACGTGTGCCGTTCGGCGATGAGCGATTCCGCGATGCGGAAAAATCAACTGTTCATTAACCAGGGCAACCTCACGTTTAAAGAAATGGCAGATGCTTATGGTATTGGAGACGATGCCTATGCTACACAGGCAGCATTTTTTGACTACGATAAAGATGGCGATCAAGATCTTTTTTTATTGAATCACTCCCTCCCTAATTATGCGGGCTTTGGCAAGGTGATGCCCAATTTAAAGGCTCAGAAGAACAACGCGTTCGGCAGCAAGCTTTATCGAAACGATCATCTCAAATTCACCGATGTGTCGCAAAGCGCGGGGCTTGTTAACAATGTGTTGAGCTTTGGTCTGGGTGTAGCCATTTCCGATTTGAACAACGATGGCTGGCCCGATGTGTATGTGTCCAACGATTTTAATGAAGAAGACTATCTCTACATCAACAACCACGACGGCACATTTAAGAACGCGATCAAAGATGCCACCGGCCACGTGTCGCTCTACTCTATGGGTTCCGATATCGCGGACATAAACAACGACGCGCAGCCCGATATCCTCACCCTCGACATGCTTCCGGAAACCAACGAACGCATCAAACTATCGTCGGGCGACGATAACTATGATAAATACAATTTGCTGGTAAAATCCGGGTTTCACCGTCAGGCTATGCGCAATATGCTCCAGCTAAACAACGGTGATGGTACATTTTCGGAGATCGGCCAACTTGCCGGCATTGCGAACACCGACTGGAGTTGGGCCGCACTGGTCACTGATTTTGATGGTGATGGATGGAAGGACGTATTCATTAGCAACGGCTACGAAAAGGACTACACCAACATGCAGTTTCTCAAATTTGCGGTGGACGGAGAGCTGAAGGCACGTCAGACAGGCATAAAGCTCAGCATGGATGAGATCCTGAATAACATGCCGTCGATCGAGGTGGGCAATTTTTTCTTCCAAAACAATGGCAACCTCACATTCAGCAAGCGCTCCAGTGCGTGGGGCATCACGCGCAACTTCAAATCCAACGGTGCCGCCTATGCCGACCTGGACAACGATGGCGATCCCGACCTGGTGATCAATACCATGAACCAACCCGCAGTGCTCTACAAAAACTCGGGTGCGAAAAGCGATTCGGCTAGGTTTCTGAAAATTGATGTGCGCAAACAGAATCTCAAACGTGTCGTAGATGGAACAAAGATCTATGCATCTGCTTCCGGTCGCTCGCAATATGTGGAAGTCTCGCCCGTAAGAGGCTTCCAATCGTGCATGGCGGCACCGGTGATGCTGGGTGCAAAAGGCATCGCGAAGTTCGACTCCATACGCATTGTGTGGCCCGATAACAAAACACAAGTGTTAACCAACGTGGATCCCGCCAAAATACTGGAACCCCGCTACGAGGATGCTACGGCAACATACGTCTACCCGCAACCGCCCCAAGCCTTGTTCGAAAAAACAACGCTCGCTGAATGGAAGCACGAGCCCCTGGAGATAAACGATTTCAAACGCCAATTGCTGTTACCAAAATTATATTCGTACTCGGGGCCAAGAATTGCCACCGGCGATGTGAACCACGATGGCTTACAAGACTTTTACACTTGCGGCCCACGCAAACAAAGTGGCGCGCTCTTCATTCAATCGCCTGATGGATCATTCAAACAACAACCCGAACCGGCCTTCCAAAAAGATAAAGACTTTCAGGACGAAGACGCTGCGTTCTTTGACGCCGACGGTGATGGCGACGTGGATCTCTACGTGGTGAGCGGGGGATATATGTCGGAAGAAAAGGACCCGCTCTTACAAGACAGACTTTACTTGAACAACGGCAAAGGACATTTCGTAAAAGCCGCAGATGCCATTCCGGCAGAAGCATGGGCCGGCGCTTGCGTGGTACCCTTTGATGTCGATGGAGATAAGGACGATGATCTCTTTGTAGGCAGTCGTCTGACTCCCGGGCAGTACCCCATCACACCTTCCAGCATGTTGCTGATCAACGACGGCAAAGGACATTTCGCGGATGCCATAAAAGATAAGGCCAGTGCCTTACAAGAAGCCGGCATGATCACCTCCGCCACCGCCGCCGATGTGAACAAAGATGGCAAGACCGACCTGATCGTGGTGGGCGAATGGATGCCCGTAAAAATATTCATCAACAACAACGGCAAACTCGACGATGCCTCCACCACCTGGCTATCCCAGCCCGAACAAGGCTGGTGGAACGCTGTGCTGGCCGACGACTTTGATGGCGATGGCGACCTGGATGCCGTGGTGGGCAACTATGGCCTGAATCAGCAGTACAATGTGTCGCCGGAGCATCCGGCCACGTTGGTGTACAAAAATTTTAATAGC carries:
- a CDS encoding VCBS repeat-containing protein, with amino-acid sequence MLRHFYLLPISIALFATCAEKKPTTLFEEQPAEKTGIAFQNTVVQQGENNVLNYPYYFNGGGVALGDINNDGLIDIYFSGNQVPNKLYLNKGDFSFEDITDKAGVALAQGWKTGVTMADVNQDGWLDIYVCRSAMSDSAMRKNQLFINQGNLTFKEMADAYGIGDDAYATQAAFFDYDKDGDQDLFLLNHSLPNYAGFGKVMPNLKAQKNNAFGSKLYRNDHLKFTDVSQSAGLVNNVLSFGLGVAISDLNNDGWPDVYVSNDFNEEDYLYINNHDGTFKNAIKDATGHVSLYSMGSDIADINNDAQPDILTLDMLPETNERIKLSSGDDNYDKYNLLVKSGFHRQAMRNMLQLNNGDGTFSEIGQLAGIANTDWSWAALVTDFDGDGWKDVFISNGYEKDYTNMQFLKFAVDGELKARQTGIKLSMDEILNNMPSIEVGNFFFQNNGNLTFSKRSSAWGITRNFKSNGAAYADLDNDGDPDLVINTMNQPAVLYKNSGAKSDSARFLKIDVRKQNLKRVVDGTKIYASASGRSQYVEVSPVRGFQSCMAAPVMLGAKGIAKFDSIRIVWPDNKTQVLTNVDPAKILEPRYEDATATYVYPQPPQALFEKTTLAEWKHEPLEINDFKRQLLLPKLYSYSGPRIATGDVNHDGLQDFYTCGPRKQSGALFIQSPDGSFKQQPEPAFQKDKDFQDEDAAFFDADGDGDVDLYVVSGGYMSEEKDPLLQDRLYLNNGKGHFVKAADAIPAEAWAGACVVPFDVDGDKDDDLFVGSRLTPGQYPITPSSMLLINDGKGHFADAIKDKASALQEAGMITSATAADVNKDGKTDLIVVGEWMPVKIFINNNGKLDDASTTWLSQPEQGWWNAVLADDFDGDGDLDAVVGNYGLNQQYNVSPEHPATLVYKNFNSDSQIDFFFCYYRDGVSYPYASRDEALGQVAFLKPRYPDYTSYANTTLKALFKPDELKDTITLHANNLASLYLENKNGHFEAHVLPIEAQFSTIHAIAAADVDGDGDKDLVVGGNDNYNRVRIGECDALTGLVLLNDGKGNFTPLSKPRSGLDIKGDTRGLVFIPTAKGLRLVAGVTGQLVQEYNVR
- a CDS encoding SusD/RagB family nutrient-binding outer membrane lipoprotein produces the protein MKKYKLISSNVVRTTLLGGLALVASCTSDFESVNTNKNNVATIGPAELPLLFSKAESAAPNSQWNYQVAQNLFADQYAQYFACEATYFGSDRLVINQNWVGAAFNPMYTDVVPQLKSIFDASDPNSSEYALASIWWVYTFHRVTDYWGPIPYFQAGIAAKSVAYDAQDKIYDDFFTRLKTAVDVLKTKGPEDVPFGSYDIIYGGDKAKWIKFANTLRLRLALRISKVDENRAKTEAEAAVAGGVFTKSPDDDALVARSLKGDDGNGLSIMQWDEFRMSASMESVLKGYDDPRMTEYFVPSKKDGSYQGLRNGLTSAQLTDKGGLNDHDYNSQQGPRWSPPDRGGRDGYLATPQNVMCTAEAYFLRAEGALNGWDMGGGSAQSYYEAGIKNSFLQWGLAVDPTGYINGTSTPIAPQDFLNSPPMTDIPVLFGATEPIQREQIATQKWLALYPDGMEAWADYRRSHLVKLYPVANSDNPLISDPATQWLRRIPFLVSEGQNNAEAVEAAKSLLNGADNTQTPLWWDKN